The following coding sequences are from one Panicum hallii strain FIL2 chromosome 5, PHallii_v3.1, whole genome shotgun sequence window:
- the LOC112893779 gene encoding protein SAR DEFICIENT 1-like isoform X1: MAAKRLHDGYEHDGDQPDDKRMRRLPSFSTVIREAMMQRHMTNLFRFLEPLFRRVVQEEIQAGLMQSPRYIERSPATPPAERPAWKLAFRTPPQLPIFTGSKIEDASGAPLEIVLVDADTGSPAALPQALRVELVPLFGDFPPDGREDWAPEEFQKGVVKEREGKRPLLTGDVGLTVREGRATVSDLQFTDNSSWVRCRKFRIGVRVVPGSYDGARIQEAMTEAFVVRDHRGELYRKHYPPVLGDDVWRLEKIGKEGAFHRKLRHNNVVTVQEFVRMLMVKPDELRAILGEGMTDRMWEATTNHARTCEPDDKVYVYAAPHGTIYVNSVFKLVRVEIGGVEWPLQQLRGHTQMIVEQLMLEAYEQRHSLQEAQAFMLHGHAANNVPLLQNAAHVAVPAPAETPLWYPNAPEIEFPAPVVDNVVSIPQANSFGYQWPGQVFHMPG; encoded by the exons ATGGCAGCGAAGCGGCTCCACGACGGGTACGAGCACGACGGCGACCAGCCCGACGACAAGCGGATGCGCCGCCTGCCGTCCTTCTCCAC GGTGATCCGGGAGGCCATGATGCAGAGGCACATGACGAACCTGTTCAGGTTTCTCGAGCCCCTCTTCCGCCGCGTG GTGCAGGAGGAGATCCAGGCGGGGCTGATGCAGAGCCCGCGCTACATCGAGAGGTCGCCGGCGACGCCGCCCGCCGAGCGCCCGGCGTGGAAGCTGGCGTTCCGGACCCCGCCGCAGCTCCCGATCTTCACGGGCAGCAAGATTGAGGACGCCAGCGGCGCCCCGCTGGAGATCGTCCTCGTGGACGCGGACACCGGCTCCCCGGCCGCGCTCCCGCAGGCGCTGCGCGTCGAGCTGGTCCCGCTCTTCGGTGACTTCCCGCCCGACGGCCGCGAGGACTGGGCCCCCGAGGAGTTCCAGAAGGGGGTCGTGAAGGAGCGCGAGGGCAAGCGCCCGCTGCTCACCGGCGATGTCGGCCTCACCGTGCGGGAGGGCCGCGCCACGGTGAGCGACCTCCAGTTCACGGACAACTCGTCCTGGGTCCGCTGCCGCAAGTTCCGCATCGGCGTCCGCGTCGTGCCCGGCAGCTACGACGGCGCCAGGATCCAGGAGGCCATGACCGAGGCCTTCGTCGTCAGGGACCACCGCGGCGAGCTCTACCGCAAGCACTACCCTCCCGTCCTCGGCGACGACGTCTGGAGGCTCGAGAAGATCGGGAAGGAAGGCGCGTTCCACCGGAAGCTGAGGCACAACAACGTGGTCACCGTGCAGGAGTTCGTCAGGATGCTCATGGTGAAGCCCGACGAGCTGCGCGCG ATTCTGGGCGAGGGCATGACCGACCGCATGTGGGAGGCGACGACGAACCACGCCAGGACCTGCGAACCCGACGACAAGGTCTACGTCTACGCCGCGCCGCACGGCACCATCTACGTGAACTCCGTCTTCAAGCTCGTGAGGGTCGAGATCGGCGGCGTGGAGTGGCCGCTGCAGCAGCTGAGGGGCCATACG CAGATGATTGTGGAGCAGCTGATGCTGGAGGCGTACGAGCAGCGCCACAGCCTACAGGAGGCCCAAGCCTTCATGCTCCATGGCCACGCCGCCAACAACGTTCCACTGCTGCAGA ATGCAGCGCACGTCGCTGTGCCGGCGCCTGCGGAGACACCGCTCTGGTACCCGAACGCCCCGGAGATCGAGTTCCCGGCCCCGGTCGTCGACAACGTGGTCTCCATTCCCCAAGCCAACAGCTTCGGCTACCAGTGGCCTGGCCAAGTGTTCCACATGCCAGGTTAA
- the LOC112893779 gene encoding protein SAR DEFICIENT 1-like isoform X2: MAAKRLHDGYEHDGDQPDDKRMRRLPSFSTVIREAMMQRHMTNLFRFLEPLFRRVVQEEIQAGLMQSPRYIERSPATPPAERPAWKLAFRTPPQLPIFTGSKIEDASGAPLEIVLVDADTGSPAALPQALRVELVPLFGDFPPDGREDWAPEEFQKGVVKEREGKRPLLTGDVGLTVREGRATVSDLQFTDNSSWVRCRKFRIGVRVVPGSYDGARIQEAMTEAFVVRDHRGELYRKHYPPVLGDDVWRLEKIGKEGAFHRKLRHNNVVTVQEFVRMLMVKPDELRAILGEGMTDRMWEATTNHARTCEPDDKVYVYAAPHGTIYVNSVFKLVRVEIGGVEWPLQQLRGHTMIVEQLMLEAYEQRHSLQEAQAFMLHGHAANNVPLLQNAAHVAVPAPAETPLWYPNAPEIEFPAPVVDNVVSIPQANSFGYQWPGQVFHMPG, encoded by the exons ATGGCAGCGAAGCGGCTCCACGACGGGTACGAGCACGACGGCGACCAGCCCGACGACAAGCGGATGCGCCGCCTGCCGTCCTTCTCCAC GGTGATCCGGGAGGCCATGATGCAGAGGCACATGACGAACCTGTTCAGGTTTCTCGAGCCCCTCTTCCGCCGCGTG GTGCAGGAGGAGATCCAGGCGGGGCTGATGCAGAGCCCGCGCTACATCGAGAGGTCGCCGGCGACGCCGCCCGCCGAGCGCCCGGCGTGGAAGCTGGCGTTCCGGACCCCGCCGCAGCTCCCGATCTTCACGGGCAGCAAGATTGAGGACGCCAGCGGCGCCCCGCTGGAGATCGTCCTCGTGGACGCGGACACCGGCTCCCCGGCCGCGCTCCCGCAGGCGCTGCGCGTCGAGCTGGTCCCGCTCTTCGGTGACTTCCCGCCCGACGGCCGCGAGGACTGGGCCCCCGAGGAGTTCCAGAAGGGGGTCGTGAAGGAGCGCGAGGGCAAGCGCCCGCTGCTCACCGGCGATGTCGGCCTCACCGTGCGGGAGGGCCGCGCCACGGTGAGCGACCTCCAGTTCACGGACAACTCGTCCTGGGTCCGCTGCCGCAAGTTCCGCATCGGCGTCCGCGTCGTGCCCGGCAGCTACGACGGCGCCAGGATCCAGGAGGCCATGACCGAGGCCTTCGTCGTCAGGGACCACCGCGGCGAGCTCTACCGCAAGCACTACCCTCCCGTCCTCGGCGACGACGTCTGGAGGCTCGAGAAGATCGGGAAGGAAGGCGCGTTCCACCGGAAGCTGAGGCACAACAACGTGGTCACCGTGCAGGAGTTCGTCAGGATGCTCATGGTGAAGCCCGACGAGCTGCGCGCG ATTCTGGGCGAGGGCATGACCGACCGCATGTGGGAGGCGACGACGAACCACGCCAGGACCTGCGAACCCGACGACAAGGTCTACGTCTACGCCGCGCCGCACGGCACCATCTACGTGAACTCCGTCTTCAAGCTCGTGAGGGTCGAGATCGGCGGCGTGGAGTGGCCGCTGCAGCAGCTGAGGGGCCATACG ATGATTGTGGAGCAGCTGATGCTGGAGGCGTACGAGCAGCGCCACAGCCTACAGGAGGCCCAAGCCTTCATGCTCCATGGCCACGCCGCCAACAACGTTCCACTGCTGCAGA ATGCAGCGCACGTCGCTGTGCCGGCGCCTGCGGAGACACCGCTCTGGTACCCGAACGCCCCGGAGATCGAGTTCCCGGCCCCGGTCGTCGACAACGTGGTCTCCATTCCCCAAGCCAACAGCTTCGGCTACCAGTGGCCTGGCCAAGTGTTCCACATGCCAGGTTAA